One window of the Spea bombifrons isolate aSpeBom1 chromosome 8, aSpeBom1.2.pri, whole genome shotgun sequence genome contains the following:
- the VPS52 gene encoding vacuolar protein sorting-associated protein 52 homolog isoform X1 — MAGMEDLTLSLGELDLTSDDITMDNVGIHIQENLEDALVQEALKTGVDLRQYSKQVEMELQQIEHVSIKDYIEQSQNIASLHNQIIACDAILERMGLMLGGFQSDLSSISSEIHTLQEMSLAMNVKLKNRQTVRSELSELVDELIIPNTMISVILDVAVTDQQFVEQLQELNNKINYVKEQAFRDTKACADVQETLHKLKIKAVSKVREFILQKIYSFRKPMTNYQIPQNALLKHRFFYQFLLGNERSVAQEIQDEYVETMSKVYLSYFKSYTSRLMKVQYEEVAEKDDLMGIEDTAKKSFFSKPALRSKNTVFTVGNRAAIISPTELEGPIIVPHTAQRSDVRYPFESLFRSQHYALLDNSCREFLFLSDFFLVTGSAAQELFNSVMGRSLAMFLKHMDSYVSDCYDSIAIFLCIHIVLRFKGIAQRREIPAVDKYWDAVLDMLWPRFQYILELNIQSIRNTDPQKLGTLDTRPHYITRRYAEFSSAIVSINQTFPNEKTNVLLGQLQVEVENFVLRMAAEFSARKEQLVFLINNYDMMLGVLMERASSDSKEVESFQQLLSARTQEFIEEILSPSFGGMISFVKESESLMEKGQQDRLRSEEAHVAQLVRGFSATWKQAVETLSQDVMRSFTNFKNGTSIIQGALTQLIQYYHRFHKILSQPPLRNLPVCSELINLHHLMVELKKHKPNF; from the exons ATGGCCGGG ATGGAGGATCTCACACTGAGTCTCGGGGAGCTCGATCTGACCTCTGATGACATCACGATGGACAACGTCGGCA TTCACATTCAGGAGAATTTAGAAGACGCTCTTGTTCAAGAAGCCCTGAAAACG GGCGTGGATCTCCGGCAATACTCCAAGCAGGTGGAGATGGAGCTACAGCAGATCGAACACGTCTCCATCAAAGACT ATATCGAGCAGAGCCAGAACATCGCATCCCTCCATAACCAGATCATCGCATGCGATGCCATCCTGGAG AGAATGGGCCTCATGCTCGGGGGTTTCCAGTCTGACCTCAGCTCCATCAGCTCCGAGATTCACACCTTGCAGGAGATGTCGCTGGCGATGAACGTCAAGCTGAAGAACAGACAGACGGTGAGAAGCGAGCTGAGCGAGCTGGTGGACGAGCTCATCATCCCCAACACGATGATCAG CGTTATTTTGGACGTCGCCGTGACGGATCAGCAGTTCGTAGAACAGTTACaggaattaaataataaaataaattacgtGAAGGAGCAGGCGTTCAGAGACACCAAGGCCTGCGCCGACGTGCAGGAGACCCTCCACAAACTGAAGATCAAG GCCGTGTCTAAAGTCCGTGAGTTTATCCTGCAGAAAATTTACTCCTTCCGTAAACCTATGACCAATTACCAGATCCCGCAGAATGCGCTGCTTAAACACAG GTTCTTCTATCAGTTCCTCCTGGGGAACGAGCGGTCGGTGGCTCAGGAAATCCAGGACGAGTACGTGGAGACGATGAGCAAAGTATACCTGTCCTACTTCAAATCCTACACTAGCCGACTGATGAAAGTGCAG tatgaAGAAGTTGCTGAAAAAGATGATCTTATGGGCATTGAAGAcacagctaaaaaaa GCTTCTTCTCAAAGCCAGCTTTGCGCAGCAAGAACACGGTGTTTACGGTTGGCAACAGAGCTGCGATCATCAGCCCGACCGAGCTGGAGGGACCCATCATCGTGCCTCACACCGCGCAGAGGAGCGACGTCCGA TACCCTTTCGAGTCTCTGTTCCGCAGCCAGCACTATGCCCTGCTTGACAACAGCTGCCGGGAGTTCCTCTTCCTGTCGGACTTTTTTCTGGTGACCGGATCTGCAGCCCAGGAGCTCTTCAACTCTGTGATGGGAAGGAGCCTGGCCATGTTCTTG AAGCACATGGACTCTTATGTGTCGGACTGTTATGACAGCATCGCCATTTTCCTCTGTATTCACATCGTGCTGAGGTTTAAAGGCATCGCTCAAAGACGGGAAATCCCTGCCGTGGACAA GTACTGGGACGCGGTCTTAGACATGCTGTGGCCGAGATTCCAGTACATTCTGGAGTTAAATATCCAGAGCATCCGAAATACAGATCCTCAGAAGCTGGGAACCCTCGATACAAGACCGCACTAC ATAACCCGACGTTACGCGGAGTTCTCATCGGCCATTGTGAGCATAAACCAAACGTTTCCAAATGAAAAGACCAACGTCCTCCTCGGCCAGCTCCAG GTCGAGGTGGAGAATTTTGTCCTGCGAATGGCAGCGGAGTTTTCTGCCCGAAAGGAGCAGCTCGTATTCCTGATTAACAATTACGATATGATGCTCGGCGTCCTGATG GAACGAGCGTCTTCAGACAGCAAAGAAGTGGAGAGCTTCCAGCAGCTGCTATCGGCTCGGACTCAG GAGTTCATAGAGGAGATCCTCTCCCCTTCGTTCGGAGGAATGATTTCTTTCGTTAAGGAGTCGGAATCTCTCATGGAGAAGGGCCAGCAAGACCGCTTGCGGAGCGAAGAAG CACACGTGGCTCAGCTGGTCCGCGGATTCTCCGCCACGTGGAAGCAAGCGGTGGAGACGCTGAGTCAGGACGTTATGAGGTCTTTCACAAACTTCAAAAACGGGACAAGCATTATCCAG GGGGCGCTCACGCAGCTGATCCAGTACTATCACCGGTTTCATAAAATCCTCTCCCAGCCCCctctgcggaatctgccggttTGTTCAGAGTTAATCAATCTGCATCATCTGATGGTCGAACTGAAGAAACACAAGCCGAACTTCTGA
- the RING1 gene encoding E3 ubiquitin-protein ligase RING1, whose product MATPVSAQCSSKTWELSLYELHRTPQEAIMDGTEIAVSPRSLHSELMCPICLDMLKNTMTTKECLHRFCSDCIVTALRSGNKECPTCRKKLVSKRSLRPDPNFDALISKIYPSRDEYEAHQDRVLAKLSRLHNQQALSSSIEEGLKLQAQHRAQRVRKPQHESDNTTFSGGEDNCDSRSHVSNPSVHSNQEAGPSRKRPRGSEDSGAEPDLSHEGGGRSPDPPGGGETGSEIELVFRAHPLLVEKDGYSQTRYVKTTANATVDHLSKYLALRIALEEEALRGGTEGVSLEDVSEKQYTIYICSGGAGGQYTTLNGSLTLELVNEKYWKVSKPLELYYAPTKEQK is encoded by the exons ATGGCCACTCCAGTGAGTGCGCAGTGCTCCAGTAAGACGTGGGAGCTGAGTTTATACGAGCTTCACCGCACCCCGCAG GAAGCGATCATGGATGGCACTGAGATAGCGGTCTCTCCACGCAGTCTGCACAGCGAGCTCATGTGTCCCATTTGCCTTGACATGTTAAAGAACACGATGACCACCAAGGAATGTCTTCACCGCTTCTGCTCGGACTGCATCGTCACAGCTCTGCGCAGCGG GAACAAGGAATGTCCCACATGTCGGAAGAAGCTGGTCTCTAAACGCTCCCTCCGCCCCGACCCAAACTTTGATGCTCTGATCTCCAAAATCTACCCAAGCAGAGATGAGTATGAGGCTCATCAGGACAGAGTGCTCGCAAAACTGAGCCGTCTACACAACCAACAGGCCCTCAGCAGCAGCATTGAGGAGGGACTTAAGCTGCAGGCCCAGCACAG GGCACAACGGGTACGAAAACCTCAACACGAATCGGACAATACGACATTCAGTGGCGGGGAGGACAACTGTGACAGCCGATCGCACGTCAGCAACCCTTCTGTGCACAGCAACCAAGAAGCAGGGCCAAGTCGCAAGAGGCCTCGCGGCTCAGAGGATTCCGGGGCCGAACCAGACCTTTCCCACGAGGGTGGCGGACGGAGCCCTGACCCTCCAGGGGGAGGAGAAACCGGGAGTGAGATTGAGCTGGTGTTCAGGGCACATCCGCTGCTGGTGGAGAAGGATGGATACAGTCAgaccag GTATGTGAAGACCACAGCAAACGCTACAGTTGATCACCTGTCCAAGTACTTGGCTCTGCGCATTGCCTTGGAGGAGGAGGCTCTCAGGGGAGGCACGGAGGGAGTGAGTCTGGAGGACGTCAGTGAGAAGCAGTACACCATCTACATCTGCtctgggggggcaggaggacaGTATACT ACCCTGAACGGTTCATTAACGCTTGAGCTAGTCAATGAGAAGTACTGGAAAGTGAGTAAGCCTCTGGAGCTGTATTACGCTCCAACCAAGGAGCAGAAGTAG
- the RPS18 gene encoding 40S ribosomal protein S18, translating into MSLVIPEKFQHILRVLNTNIDGRRKIAFAITAIKGVGRRYAHVVLRKADIDLSKRAGELTEDEVERVVTIMQNPRQYKIPDWFLNRQKDIKDGKYSQVLANGLDNKLREDLERLKKIKAHRGLRHFWGLRVRGQHTKTTGRRGRTVGVSKKK; encoded by the exons ATG TCTCTCGTCATCCCCGAGAAGTTCCAGCACATTCTGCGTGTCCTCAACACCAACATTGATGGACGCAGGAAAATTGCCTTTGCCATAACAGCCATTAAG GGTGTTGGGCGCCGTTATGCTCATGTGGTTCTTCGTAAGGCTGACATCGACTTGTCAAAGCGAGCTGGAGAACTGACAGAGGATGAG GTTGAACGCGTTGTCACCATTATGCAAAATCCTCGTCAGTACAAGATCCCAGACTGGTTCCTGAACAGACAGAAAGACATCAAGGATGGAAAATACAGCCAG GTTCTGGCTAACGGTCTGGACAACAAACTCCGTGAAGATCTTGAGCGGCTCAAGAAGATCAAAGCCCACAGAGGGCTGCGTCACTTCTGGGG CCTGCGCGTCAGAGGTCAGCACACAAAGACCACCGGACGCCGTGGACGCACAGTGGGAGTGTCCAAGAAGAAGTAA
- the VPS52 gene encoding vacuolar protein sorting-associated protein 52 homolog isoform X2 yields the protein MAGMEDLTLSLGELDLTSDDITMDNVGIHIQENLEDALVQEALKTGVDLRQYSKQVEMELQQIEHVSIKDYIEQSQNIASLHNQIIACDAILERMGLMLGGFQSDLSSISSEIHTLQEMSLAMNVKLKNRQTVRSELSELVDELIIPNTMISVILDVAVTDQQFVEQLQELNNKINYVKEQAFRDTKACADVQETLHKLKIKAVSKVREFILQKIYSFRKPMTNYQIPQNALLKHRFFYQFLLGNERSVAQEIQDEYVETMSKVYLSYFKSYTSRLMKVQYEEVAEKDDLMGIEDTAKKSFFSKPALRSKNTVFTVGNRAAIISPTELEGPIIVPHTAQRSDVRYPFESLFRSQHYALLDNSCREFLFLSDFFLVTGSAAQELFNSVMGRSLAMFLHMDSYVSDCYDSIAIFLCIHIVLRFKGIAQRREIPAVDKYWDAVLDMLWPRFQYILELNIQSIRNTDPQKLGTLDTRPHYITRRYAEFSSAIVSINQTFPNEKTNVLLGQLQVEVENFVLRMAAEFSARKEQLVFLINNYDMMLGVLMERASSDSKEVESFQQLLSARTQEFIEEILSPSFGGMISFVKESESLMEKGQQDRLRSEEAHVAQLVRGFSATWKQAVETLSQDVMRSFTNFKNGTSIIQGALTQLIQYYHRFHKILSQPPLRNLPVCSELINLHHLMVELKKHKPNF from the exons ATGGCCGGG ATGGAGGATCTCACACTGAGTCTCGGGGAGCTCGATCTGACCTCTGATGACATCACGATGGACAACGTCGGCA TTCACATTCAGGAGAATTTAGAAGACGCTCTTGTTCAAGAAGCCCTGAAAACG GGCGTGGATCTCCGGCAATACTCCAAGCAGGTGGAGATGGAGCTACAGCAGATCGAACACGTCTCCATCAAAGACT ATATCGAGCAGAGCCAGAACATCGCATCCCTCCATAACCAGATCATCGCATGCGATGCCATCCTGGAG AGAATGGGCCTCATGCTCGGGGGTTTCCAGTCTGACCTCAGCTCCATCAGCTCCGAGATTCACACCTTGCAGGAGATGTCGCTGGCGATGAACGTCAAGCTGAAGAACAGACAGACGGTGAGAAGCGAGCTGAGCGAGCTGGTGGACGAGCTCATCATCCCCAACACGATGATCAG CGTTATTTTGGACGTCGCCGTGACGGATCAGCAGTTCGTAGAACAGTTACaggaattaaataataaaataaattacgtGAAGGAGCAGGCGTTCAGAGACACCAAGGCCTGCGCCGACGTGCAGGAGACCCTCCACAAACTGAAGATCAAG GCCGTGTCTAAAGTCCGTGAGTTTATCCTGCAGAAAATTTACTCCTTCCGTAAACCTATGACCAATTACCAGATCCCGCAGAATGCGCTGCTTAAACACAG GTTCTTCTATCAGTTCCTCCTGGGGAACGAGCGGTCGGTGGCTCAGGAAATCCAGGACGAGTACGTGGAGACGATGAGCAAAGTATACCTGTCCTACTTCAAATCCTACACTAGCCGACTGATGAAAGTGCAG tatgaAGAAGTTGCTGAAAAAGATGATCTTATGGGCATTGAAGAcacagctaaaaaaa GCTTCTTCTCAAAGCCAGCTTTGCGCAGCAAGAACACGGTGTTTACGGTTGGCAACAGAGCTGCGATCATCAGCCCGACCGAGCTGGAGGGACCCATCATCGTGCCTCACACCGCGCAGAGGAGCGACGTCCGA TACCCTTTCGAGTCTCTGTTCCGCAGCCAGCACTATGCCCTGCTTGACAACAGCTGCCGGGAGTTCCTCTTCCTGTCGGACTTTTTTCTGGTGACCGGATCTGCAGCCCAGGAGCTCTTCAACTCTGTGATGGGAAGGAGCCTGGCCATGTTCTTG CACATGGACTCTTATGTGTCGGACTGTTATGACAGCATCGCCATTTTCCTCTGTATTCACATCGTGCTGAGGTTTAAAGGCATCGCTCAAAGACGGGAAATCCCTGCCGTGGACAA GTACTGGGACGCGGTCTTAGACATGCTGTGGCCGAGATTCCAGTACATTCTGGAGTTAAATATCCAGAGCATCCGAAATACAGATCCTCAGAAGCTGGGAACCCTCGATACAAGACCGCACTAC ATAACCCGACGTTACGCGGAGTTCTCATCGGCCATTGTGAGCATAAACCAAACGTTTCCAAATGAAAAGACCAACGTCCTCCTCGGCCAGCTCCAG GTCGAGGTGGAGAATTTTGTCCTGCGAATGGCAGCGGAGTTTTCTGCCCGAAAGGAGCAGCTCGTATTCCTGATTAACAATTACGATATGATGCTCGGCGTCCTGATG GAACGAGCGTCTTCAGACAGCAAAGAAGTGGAGAGCTTCCAGCAGCTGCTATCGGCTCGGACTCAG GAGTTCATAGAGGAGATCCTCTCCCCTTCGTTCGGAGGAATGATTTCTTTCGTTAAGGAGTCGGAATCTCTCATGGAGAAGGGCCAGCAAGACCGCTTGCGGAGCGAAGAAG CACACGTGGCTCAGCTGGTCCGCGGATTCTCCGCCACGTGGAAGCAAGCGGTGGAGACGCTGAGTCAGGACGTTATGAGGTCTTTCACAAACTTCAAAAACGGGACAAGCATTATCCAG GGGGCGCTCACGCAGCTGATCCAGTACTATCACCGGTTTCATAAAATCCTCTCCCAGCCCCctctgcggaatctgccggttTGTTCAGAGTTAATCAATCTGCATCATCTGATGGTCGAACTGAAGAAACACAAGCCGAACTTCTGA